In one window of Pseudopipra pipra isolate bDixPip1 chromosome 27, bDixPip1.hap1, whole genome shotgun sequence DNA:
- the LOC135403460 gene encoding cilia- and flagella-associated protein 251-like, with amino-acid sequence MPEPAPLGGDRKAAERKRVEKVGAKAAPPVPRSLPVQSKAEPPSLEPSEEPLLWEGLTLNKCILVASVVALLSVTFQVLQAPCSKEGITRGRQEPPPPPPPLPEVLSPKEEVPEVGTARPVPPESSALEGGEEEEEEDDDDSEADSNLAEPWIFKKWFGRATPEDEDKDEVEDKDEYEDKDEEPTDVPEVPLAATEVKKSQEKQEKQVEKEVEKEEEKEKQEEDEEEKEEKEEKQEEDEEEKEEKEEKEEEEEEEKEEEEEKEEEEEREEEEEEEKKKKEKKEEKKAREGRAVHAERSSRREAQAKDRTPGNKPGRAPRTPRDPEQQPQKKRDRERKERRERKERKESRREREEPRREGGKGRPGRANGSRESPKRDWKQQKGRKPWESALGKDGRAREGKRRD; translated from the exons atGCCAGAGCCGGCGCCGCTCGGAGGGGACAGGAAAGCAGCGGAGAGGAAGCGGGTGGAGAAGGTGGGAGCCAAGGCAGCACCTCCAG tgcccaggagcCTCCCGGTGCAGAGCAAGGCAGagccccccagcctggagccctCGGAGGAGCCACTGCTCTGGGAAGGGCTCACCCTCAACAAGTGCATCCTGGTGGCCTCCGTGGTGGCCCTGCTCAGTGTCACCTTCCAGGTGCTccaag CACCATGTTCCAAGGAGGGGATCACCCGAGGCCGGCAGGAgcctccaccaccacctcctccccttcccg aggTGCTGAGCCCCAAGGAGGAGGTCCCAGAAGTGGGGACAGCCCGTCCTGTCCCACCGGAGAGCAGCGCGTTggagggtggagaggaggaggaggaggaggatgacgATGACAGCGAAGCCGACAGCAACCTG GCAGAACCCTGGATCTTCAAGAAGTGGTTTGGCCGCGCGACTCCAGAGGATGAGGACAAGGATGAAGTTGAGGATAAGGATGAGTATGAAGACAAGGATGAAGAACCCACAGATGTCCCCGAGGTGCCACTGGCTGCAACAGAGGTGAAGAAGAGTcaggagaagcaggagaagcaggtggagaaggaggtggagaaggaggaagagaaggaaaagcaggaggaggatgaggaagaaaaggaggagaaagaggagaagcaggaggaggatgaggaagaaaaggaggagaaagaggagaaggaggaggaggaggaggaagaaaaggaggaggaggaagaaaaggaggaagaggaagaaagggaggaagaggaggaggaggagaagaagaaaaaggagaagaaggaggagaagaaggcCCGGGAAGGCCGTGCTGTCCATGCAGAGCGCAGCAGCCGGAGAGAGGCACAAGCCAAGGACAGGACACCAGGGAACAAACCTGGCAGagcccccaggacccccagggacCCTGAGCAGCAGCCTCAGAAGAAACGGGACcgggagaggaaggagaggagggagaggaaggagaggaaggagagccggcgggagcgggaggagcccaggagggagggggggaagggccGTCCTGGCAGGGCCAACGGCAGCCGGGAGAGCCCCAAGAGGGACTGGAAGCAGCAGAAGGGCAGGAAACCCTGGGAATCAGCTCTGGGCAAGGACGGCAGGGCCAGGGAGGGCAAGAGGCGCGACTGA
- the AMH gene encoding muellerian-inhibiting factor, protein MRAALGVFLLCLALLPPLAALPRKGERNSLSPEELEAEGRNRENASLQEPAGPSWAGRPRRATRLFPEPEPGAKCPQGMAEEGRPRSSAHPWPLGGLEGPACRVRMERDGVAPGHLDVVGVLTHYESGFIKALRRRRWGGNVLRSFGLCPAPEAAAAPHPLQRIHGHVVEPGPERFLVLHLEEVQWEAQAKLRFQLVFQAELGRALGELQAAAMLFYLGRPEGSGRPQELLVTGPGLARDQRLCLSRDTQYLVLGAAAGSVTRGPEQLRFSASLTIRGAEGGAPLPPSEVQQLLFGSDDKCFTRMTPVLLLLAKARLGEEEEEALASSSYLSADGVVDTAPYPQLSPPQAGTEELPTPTAPSQANTSSPAPGSSSQFLGMLTRFIRQVLSSSSELPPQPSAHHWLDFQAMETLPHQLLNLSGEAALERLVQSEEPSVLLFPQDSGAVLEQLLGHWQPEGTVLELLTGKLRGVIQELGDIPAFQANMALFQHLLSFCYFPRGGEEGEAPERVPGSRKLHTLLLLKALQSVRARWQERRKVQRQHRSARPPAHCRLQELTIDLHDRKFIVMPTVYAANNCEGPCRLPLSTRVPSYYSHTVLLLGMQERGAPLQRPPCCVPVRYSDQLIISLSPEGLEVRKFPNMVAEECGCR, encoded by the exons ATGAGAGCTGCTCTCGGGGtgttcctgctgtgcctggcgctgctccctccccttgCAGCGCTGCCCAGGAAGGGGGAGAGGAACTCCctgagcccagaggagctggaagcagagGGGAGAAATAGGGAAAATGCGAGTTTGCAGGAACCAGCCGGACCCAGCTGGGCGGGGAGACCCAGGAGGGCCACTCGCCTCTTCCCCGAGCCCGAGCCAGGAGCCAAATGCCCGCAGGGAATGGCCGAGGAGGGCCGGCCCCGCTCCAGCGCGCACCCCTGGCCGCTGGGCGGGCTGGAGGGGCCGGCGTGCAGGGTGAGGATGGAGCGGGACGGGGTCGCCCCGGGCCACCTGGACGTGGTGGGGGTCCTCACCCACTACGAGAGCGGCTTCATCAAAGCGCTGCGGCGGCGCCGCTGGGGCGGCAACGTCCTGCGGAGCTTCGGGCTGTGCCCGGCCccggaggcggcggcggctccgcatCCCCTGCAGCGCATCCACGGGCACGTGGTGGAGCCGGGCCCGGAGCGATTCCTCGTCCTGCACCTGGAGGAAG TGCAGTGGGAAGCGCAGGCGAAGCTGCGGTTCCAGCTGGTTTTCCAGGCGGAGCTGGGCCGGGCGCTGGGGGAGCTGCAGGCGGCCGCGATGCTCTTCTACCTGGGCCGGCCCGAGGGCTCCGGGCGCCCGCAGGAGCTGCTGGTCACGGGCCCGGGGCTGGCCAGGGACCAG AGGCTCTGCCTGTCCAGGGACACCCAGTACCTGGTCCTGGGAGCCGCCGCCGGCTCCGTCACCCGCGGCCCGGAGCAGCTCCGCTTCTCGGCATCGCTGACGATCCGCGGCGCCGAGGGAG gtgcccccctgcccccctcggaggtgcagcagctcctgttcgGCTCCGATGACAAGTGTTTCACCCGCATGACcccggtgctgctgctgctggctaaGGCAcggctgggggaggaggaggaggaggctttGGCCTCTTCCTCCTACCTCTCTGCTGACGGGGTGGTGGACACGGCTCCGTACCCACAGCTCAG CCCACCCCAGGCCGGGACCGAGGAGTTGCCGACCCCCACGGCCCCGAGCCAGGCCAACACTTCATCCCCAGCTCCCGGGAGCAGCAGCCAATTCCTGGGAATGCTGACCCGCTTCATCCGGCAGGTCCTGAGCTCCTCCAGCGagctgcccccccagcccagcgcCCACCACTGGCTGGACTTCCAGGCGATGGAGACCCTCCCTCACCAGCTGCTCAACCTGTcgggggaggcggcgctggaGCGGCTGGTGCAGTCAGAGGAGCCCTCGGTGCTGCTGTTCCCGCAGGACAGCGGGGccgtgctggagcagctcctggggcactggCAGCCCGAGGGCAccgtgctggagctgctcacgGGCAAACTGCGGGGGGTCATCCAGGAGCTGGGGGACATCCCGGCTTTCCAGGCCAACATGGCGCTTTTCCAGCACCTCCTGAGCTTCTGCTACTTcccgcggggcggggaggaGGGCGAGGCCCCGGAGCGGGTGCCGGGCTCCAGGAAGCTGCacacgctgctgctgctgaaggcgCTGCAGTCGGTGCGGGCGCGCTGGCAGGAGCGCAGGAAGGTGCAGCGGCAGCACCGCAGCGCTCGGCCCCCGGCCCACTGCCGCCTCCAGGAGCTCACCATCGACCTGCACGACCGCAAGTTCATCGTCATGCCCACCGTGTACGCGGCCAACAACTGCGAGGGGCCCTGCAGGCTGCCCCTGTCCACCCGCGTGCCCAGCTACTACTCGCACacggtgctgctgctggggatgcAGGAGCGGGGGGCGCCGCTGCAGCGCCCGCCCTGCTGCGTCCCGGTGCGCTACTCCGACCAGCTCATCATCAGCCTCTCGCCGGAGGGGCTGGAGGTCCGCAAGTTCCCCAACATGGTGGCAGAGGAGTGTGGGTGTCGGTGA
- the SF3A2 gene encoding splicing factor 3A subunit 2: protein MDFQHRPGGKTGSGGVASASESNRDRRERLRQLALETIDINKDPYFMKNHLGSYECKLCLTLHNNEGSYLAHTQGKKHQTNLARRAAKEAKEAPAQPAPEKVKVEVKKFVKIGRPGYKVTKQRDPETGQQSLLFQIDYPEIAESIMPRHRFMSAYEQRIEPPDRRWQYLLMAAEPYETIAFKVPSREIDKAEGKFWTHWNRETKQFFLQFHFKMEKPPAPPNLPPGPPTVKRPPPPPLMNGLPPRPPLPDSMPPPPPGGMTLPPMPPSGPVPPPPVPPQLPPAPGVPPPAPLPPMMRPPLPTEGPGTIPPPPPSN, encoded by the exons ATGGATTTCCAGCACCGCCCTGGAGGGAAGACGGGCAGCGGAGGCGTCGCCTCGGCCTCGGAGAGTAACCGGGACCGGCGGGAGCGGCTGCGGCAGCTGGCCCTGGAGACCATCGACATCAACAAG GACCCCTATTTTATGAAAAATCACTTGGGCTCCTACGAGTGCAAGCTCTGCCTGACACTGCATAACAACGAG GGGAGTTACTTAGCACATACACAGGGGAAGAAGCATCAGACCAATTT GGCCCGGCGAGCTGCCAAGGAAGCCAAGGAAGCCCCTGCCCAACCTGCCCCAGAGAAGGTCAAAGTGGAAGTGAAGAAATTTGTGAAAATTGGGCGCCCAGGTTACAAAG TGACCAAACAGAGAGACCCTGAAACAGGCCagcagagccttctcttccag ATCGATTACCCCGAGATTGCCGAGAGCATCATGCCCCGGCACCGGTTCATGTCGGCCTACGAGCAGCGCATCGAGCCCCCGGACCGGCGCTGGCAGTACCTGCTCATGGCGGCCGAGCCCTACGAGACCATCGCCTTCAAG GTGCCAAGCAGGGAGATCGACAAAGCAGAAGGGAAGTTTTGGACCCACTGGAACAGGGAAACCAAACAG ttcTTCCTCCAGTTCCACTTCAAGATGGAGAagcccccggctccccccaaCCTGCCCCCGGGCCCCCCGACGGTGAAgcggccgccgccccctcccctgATGAACGGgctgcccccccggccccccctgcCCGACTCCatgcccccccctccccctggGGGCATGACCCTGCCCCCCATGCCCCCCTCAGGGCCGGTGCCaccccccccagtgccaccccagctgcccccagcccccggggtgcccccccctgcccctctgccccccatGATGCGGCCGCCGCTCCCCACAGAGGGGCCGGGCACcatcccccccccacccccctccaaCTGA
- the PLEKHJ1 gene encoding pleckstrin homology domain-containing family J member 1, with translation MRYNERELLSLSRQPAEKAAEIRMSVPRKGSVLKKRLVKLVVNFLFYFRTDEAEPIGALLLEHCRITKEEENVFSISFIEEPERKYCFECASEEQCQEWVEALKRASYEFLRRSLIFYRNEIQKMTGKDPLEQYGISEEARFQLGKRQQEFPHLG, from the exons ATGCGCTACAACGAGCGCgagctgctgtccctgtcccggCAGCCCGCCGAGAAGGCGGCCGAGATCCGCATGAGCGTGCCCAGGAAGGGCAGCG TGCTGAAGAAGCGCCTGGTGAAGCTCGTGGTGAACTTTCTCTTCTACTTCAGGACAGACGAGGCCGAG CCCATtggagctctgctgctggagcactgcAGGATCACCAAAGAGGAGGAGAACGTCTTCTCCATCA GTTTCATCGAGGAGCCAGAGAGAAAATACTGCTTCGAGTGTGCCAGTGAGGAGCAGTGCCAGGAGTGGGTCGAGGCCCTCAAACGAGCCAG CTACGAGTTCCTGAGGAGGAGCCTGATCTTCTACCGGAATGAGATCCAGAAGATGACAGGGAAG gaCCCCCTGGAGCAGTACGGGATCTCGGAGGAAGCCCGTTTCCAGCTGGGAAAACGCCAGCAGGAATTCCCTCACCTGGGCTGA